Proteins from a single region of Xenopus laevis strain J_2021 chromosome 9_10S, Xenopus_laevis_v10.1, whole genome shotgun sequence:
- the cxcr1.S gene encoding C-X-C motif chemokine receptor 1 S homeolog, with translation MSFNFDGSFFNDIDFSDIPTGFPTVISAPCKSTWVINKYFVVVVYALVFFLNVVGNSLVVLVIYNNKLKRSSTDVYLLHLAIADLLFATTLPFWAAYKASQWVFGIFMCKAVSVLQEVNFYSGILLLACISVDRYLAIVHATEAVTQKRHWVKFICLGIWIFSLVVSLPTLLFRTVFKSPRDAYVCHDSIGNENTEDWMIILRIGRHLVGFFIPLLIMLFCYGFTIKTLYQTKSSQKHRAMKVIFAVVLAFLICWLPYNLTVIVDSLMRTRFINETCEKREHLDAALSTTEIFGYTHSCINPILYAFIGQKFWNSFLRILASKGIVNKSFLARYARGSTFSFGSTSGNTSNTL, from the coding sequence ATGTCCTTTAATTTTGATGGATCCTTCTTTAATGACATTGACTTCAGTGACATTCCTACAGGATTTCCAACTGTTATTTCTGCCCCATGTAAAAGCACATGGGTTATCAACAAATATTTTGTGGTTGTGGTCTATGCTCTTGTGTTCTTTCTCAATGTGGTTGGCAACAGCCTTGTGGTTCTGGTCATCTACAACAACAAGCTGAAAAGATCATCTACTGATGTTTACCTTCTTCATCTGGCCATTGCGGACCTCCTGTTTGCCACTACCTTGCCCTTTTGGGCAGCATATAAAGCCAGCCAGTGGGTGTTTGGAATCTTTATGTGTAAAGCTGTGTCAGTATTACAGGAAGTCAATTTCTACAGTGGTATCCTTCTTCTGGCCTGCATTAGTGTTGACCGATACCTCGCCATTGTCCATGCCACTGAAGCCGTTACACAAAAGCGACACTGGGTCAAGTTCATTTGTCTGGGTATATGGATTTTTTCCCTCGTCGTATCACTTCCAACTCTGTTGTTTCGGACTGTGTTCAAGAGTCCTCGAGATGCATATGTCTGCCATGATAGTATTGGGAATGAAAATACAGAAGACTGGATGATCATCTTGAGGATAGGGAGACACTTGGTAGGCTTCTTCATACCATTGCTGATTATGCTCTTCTGCTATGGATTTACTATTAAAACCCTCTATCAAACCAAGAGCAGCCAAAAGCACAGAGCCATGAAAGTTATCTTTGCAGTTGTTTTGGCCTTCCTGATCTGCTGGTTACCCTACAACCTCACTGTTATTGTAGACTCCCTGATGAGGACCCGATTTATCAATGAGACCTGTGAGAAGCGAGAACATTTAGATGCTGCCCTCTCAACTACTGAAATTTTTGGCTACACGCACAGCTGCATCAACCCCATTCTGTATGCATTTATTGGACAAAAGTTCTGGAACAGTTTCCTAAGAATATTGGCCAGCAAGGGCATTGTTAACAAATCTTTTCTGGCCCGTTATGCTCGTGGGTCTACCTTTTCCTTTGGCTCCACTTCTGGAAACACATCCAACACACTCTAA